In Telopea speciosissima isolate NSW1024214 ecotype Mountain lineage chromosome 10, Tspe_v1, whole genome shotgun sequence, the DNA window TTGTATCTCTGAATTTACGAGCTTTTCTTGAATGAATAATTAAGCATtttcatacccaaaaaaaagtgtctcaatgacacctctataaatgtatttagaacttgacacctttcaaataccctttattttattcttaaaagtttTTTAAGAAAGGAATATAAAAGGATTCAAAAATAAGCTGAAAATGATAAATATTATCTTTATTGAAAAAAAGTGTTATATTAAAAGTGTAAAACAGTAATATTATAAATCATTTGACACAtatatttatgttctttttgtTGAAAATAGAGAGAATAAGAGAGATCGGATGGATCAAATTATATTTTAAGAGATACAATTGTCCAACAAAGAAAACTCATGTCATTGTCATTAGAACAGATATGTGCTCTCAAAGAGACACCCCTATCCAAAGAGAGACtctaggaaaacaaaaaaaattttaaaatgatgGATAAGAGGATAGAAGACCACATGTGCATCTGCCCACCTAGCCTGGCCTTGTCTTGCCACACTTCACCTTGCCAAGGCCTACAACCTTGGCCTGAGCAAGCATGTGAAAGATCACCTAGAACCCCATAAGCATAAGAAGAGATAGTGGTACTCCTCACATGGTCACTACATACCTATGTAATTACCACTCCTCCAAATTTGTTCAAGCTGCAATTTACCAAGGTACTAACTTCTTCTATCCAAGATCTAAATCTGCAGGATTGTAATGCATCGTTCACCGTATTCAGAAGCGTCTATCTGTTTGGAAAGCAAATATGTTGCCTTATGATGGACGTAGATTTTAACTCAATCTGTTCTAATTGCTATTCCTGCTTATCGTATGACCTATTTTGCTTTCCTTGTTAAAATTTGTCGAAATTTTGATTCTATTTGCCTAGGGTTCTGAAATGGAAACAAAGAGGGAGGTAGAAACTCTATTTAATCTCCTTGAACATAGTCTGTTCTCCTAAAAATATGAGTAACCTGAGGTTGAGAGATGATCCTACACAAAAATATAGTCCTCTTATTAAAACTAGGATGGAGATTGTTAAATGATGAATCGTCACTCTGAGCCAAGACCTTGCGATCTAAATATTTTTACAACAGaaccattttttttatcaaaaaatcaTTGCTAAAAGGGGCTCTTGTACTTGGAATAGTGTTGCAAACATTATCACTCTTCTCAAACGCATGgtttcctaaaaaaaattaagaatggtCTAAACacctttttttgaaaataatctCTGGCTCCCTCCTCTCATTATGAATGATTTTCCCCATGTTCAACTCAACCATGACCCTCGGGCCAAGGTTAGCGACCTTGCTTCTCCACTTCTTGGAACATTACTACCTTATCTCAGCTCCTACCTCCGTCCTCTTGTTATGAAATAATAAAGACTTCCCTGCCATTCCAATCCTTGGATTGATGGTGGTGTACTCTTTCCAACTCTGGACAATTCACTACCAAATTGGCAGCTAAATTCATTTTGAAAGAAACATACCCTCCACCACCTCACTATAAcagattgattttttttcaactcaTCCTCCAAATGGTGGTGTTTATTTTGGAAGCTTGGTATTCACCCCAAATTCCAATTACATCTATGGCCAATGATTCGCCAGGTTGTCTCTTGCATGCCCATGGATTCAGCAGTAGTTCAAAAGGTTGTCCTATTCGAGAATCTCTGGATCTATGCTTATTTTCAACTCCCCGAAGCATTTCGTCGCTTACTACGCCCTTCCTCGTCTCTGGGTGCCTAGGTATCCACCGTAAGCCTTTCCTCGTTTGAACTTCGTCGTTAACTTTAAGGTTATGTCATCCTAAGGTGTTGCTAAATGGAAGGTTCTTATCAACGTCCATGAATGATAAATCATAGATCGAACTGTCGAATCGAAAAAATTGGGTGCTATCATATTCCTTTGTATCGGCAAAGTTCACAAGCTGGAGATAAGCGGACTCGAGCCGCTGACATCCGCCACAGGGTAAACCACTGCTTCTCATTCCTCCCCGACTAATTCTACCATAGAGGCCAATGATAGACAATAACTCCCCCCTCCCTCCGAACACTGCTTACAATTTTCATCATACTATGCTCTTCAAAGAGCAACTCTTCTCAAAATCTCAAAAGGTGTTGAGTTGTAATCCCATTCTAAGGATTCTTGTGGTTCCGGGGAATCCAACTACAGGAGAACCAGGAACGGAGAGCTTCCCCCCTTTTTTCGCCCGACTCTTTGGTCTTAAGAATGTTGGTTTTAAGAATGAGTGATTGCCCCTCTCCGACCCTTACTGCCCAACTTGAGAGCAGACAACTAATGTGTTCCACTTATTGAACAGAGTTCTATGGTCAGTCTATGACCCCTAAATGCCGAAGGCATCCTTGGGATGATCTCATAGTTCCTACGGGGTGGTGACGATGGGGTCGGTCCATGGATTCTCCTTCCTTTTGCCGCATTTCTCTCAAAGGGTTGAAGGGAGATAGTGCATCAAGCTGTTCGCAAGGGCCAACTTGATTCTCTTCCCCAGGGATCCCAGATGAGGGAACCCTAGGAGAGCCGCCTATTCCACCTACCGTCCATGTACGATCCATACTAGATTTGACCAACTGCCAACCTACCTCCTCTACATTCTTGACAACCCATCTTTGTCTCAGTGGAGTCTTTGAGTGGCATGTTTCAGTCCTCTTCCCCATTACTTAGAAAAAGTGAGCCACCGATTCAGGTACAAGATACTATCACTAATGCCTGGACAATTAGACTCACAAAGGACTCCCTGTTTGGGCCATTCTGGACTAATGGATCAACTTGCATACATTCTGTCCTTTCTATAAATCCAATCAAGAAATAATTTGGCATATTATTTTTACTTGTAACTTCTCTAAAAGAATCTGGGCTGCTAGTCCTTTGGGGTTGAGAATAgaccctttattttttctttcagttaGAATATTTTCTTACTAatctttttatttccttatcCCCTCTAATCTAACTTGAAAATCCTGGATTTACAACGTGATCTCCATCACTTTCTATTTGATATGGAACTACAAGAATCAAGTTgttattttgaatattttttccTAATCCAAAGCAAATCTTTGACAATATCAACCGATGGATTGTTGACTTGAGACTATCCCCTTTCAATAATGAGGATTGCTCCTCTTTACTCACTCATAGTGGTATATCTAATCTCTCTTATTCAAATCTTGAGGTTCTTTCATTAGCACAACCTATTTTCATTTGTGCAGGACAATCTAACAGCTCCTTAAACAACTCTGAATGGGCTTTTGACTTTTTGTTtcaatgttttttgttttgatagagTCAGATAATATTTTAACAAACAATTCTATTGAGGCTGAAGCTAGAGGCCTTTCTTAAGGGTTTAAAAGTGGCTTTTAACTTAGGATGGACTAATATTAATATTTGAAATGCTTCTACTCATCCTTTGCCTTGGAGCTCCACTCATATTCTCTCACCCCTATAGTTTTAAACTTTTACGTCTATCACccttgaaattttcaaaattacatCCATACCTCTAAGTGCTAACTTTGtcagttttaatttaaaaagacaattttaccctttataTTTGTTAAACTCaccattaagggtattatgggcaAATATGGAATGAGGTGCTATTAAGGATATTATGGGCATTTAGATAAAATTgggcgatgacatcatcacttaactatGCTAATCTGACGATAGGGGTACGGTTGTAAGAATATTTTACAATACAGAGAAAGTttttgaaatagatgaaattttaAGGATGATAGACGTAATAGTTTGAAACTACAGGGGTGATAAACAtaaatttcccttaaaaaaaatttcctcctaTGGGTCGCCTTGAAACAAAGGGTTCTAGATTCAACTCTTATGGGGTACAAAAAATGGAATAAACCAAGATAACCAAGGTTTGTATGTGAATCTTTATCTTTTGGACCCAGTTTCTCTTCACCATTGTGATAACCTTATTAGCAAGAAGGAAGGGTATTATCTACCATATAAAATAGGGAGTGGAGAAGTGATTCTTCCTTTTCcacaggtgaaggaaaactttcgtCTGCTTTTTTACATTCACATTAAAACAACAGATGTCATTTAGAAACATTCCTCGTTAAATTTGAATTGTTGGTTAGATCGAGATCAGCCTCGATTAGCCACATTCCAAATTTGACATTCAAACTCAACCATATGACCCATTTTCTAGTGAACTTTTACATATTTTCACTTCATTACTCTGCTCATAAATTTAGGGTTCGAAATTGAATCAGAAGTATCAACCAAATTGACCTGAAATAATATTAGCAATTTAGCATGCATCCCATGTATGCCCATGCACTACTCCAACCATTATAAGTATCTCCAATTTCAATGCTTCATCTGTCATTTGGCAAACTCAGTAATGTCAGAAAAGAAATGCAAATAACTAAGACTGTTTAATAATATATCGTGTGTTAGTTCCATATGTTAAGCCCTAAATGATGTTCCCTTCAAGCTGCAATTTGTCAGTTTACACACAACATAAATTCTTTTACTTGGTACACTTAAACATATCTCAATCAGCACCATTACAGCAGCCAAATCAGCAAAATTTAATCTTCCCTTAGACTTTTCTTCATACGCACCTTAAAATATGATCCGAACATCACAAGGCTGAGCTTGTCTCCTCAAAAATAGCAGAATCATTGTGACCAGCAGCCTCATGTCACCATTAACTGAACATGACAAAGCTAGCCCAAGTGGTCCAGTGCTGTACAGTTGGCTCAATGACCATACTCAAGAGAGTAGATAGAATCGATAAGAAACCAAGGCTGAAATCTGTTCTCTTACAATTATATACAGATCTGCATTCGGATGAACAGATCTTTATCAACAAGCTTCAGACCCCAGAGGACATTCAATTGATTTCTAGTCCTTCACTCTTCCATCCTCGTTAATTCCCCATCAGTTTCAGAGGCCTTCTGAGTTTCCCCCTCTTCCATCCTCGTTAATTCCCCATCAGTTTCACTGGCCTTCTGACTTTCCCCCTCTTCCATCCTCGTTACTTCCCCATCAGTTTCAGAGGCCTTCTGACTTCCCCCCTCTTCCATCCTGGTTACTTTCCCATCAGTTTCAGAGGCCATCTGACTTCCACCTTCTTCCATCCTCGTTCCTTCCCCATCATTTTCAGAGGCAATCTGACTTTCCCCCTCTGAAATACTGTTGTGTGGAAATTTCCCATTTTGATGATTCACAGATCCATAATCCTGATCTTCGCCATCTTCATTTGCACCAATAGGCCCGTCATTGTCCACTGTAATGTTCTGATTAGTATCATGTCCATTGTGTTCACCAAAGGCTGTAGATTCGTGTCCTGAATAGTATTGGTTATAGTTGTAGCTCATGATTCGTGCCTGGCATCAATAAGCATACAAGTCATAACAGTCAAGACCTACCTCTTAAAGATCAAATGATTCAACCAAATCTAGTCACAATTAACCCCTCAGGTATTCAGAGAAAGATAAATGTACCTAGTAAAAGAGGTTGCTTACCTGATGGAACTGATGCATTTGAAAATTAACAAGATTAGCCATCTCCTCAATGCCTCCAATGAAATGGATCCTACCAGTATCTCCCACAAGACGTTCCGTATAAGGAGTAACCTCATCCAAATTTAGGGTAAGGCGATCAGGTCTCTTCAACAGAAGCTGAAATGTAGGTTGTAGTTCATAACACTGTTCAAATAGAGAACGACGGCAAAACACGTACACCCCTAGTCGTGCTCGAGACATAGCAACAACCAATCTTCTAACATCGCGAAGGTGGCCCACAAAGCGTGTACGAACAAGGGACAATAAAATAAAGTCATTTTGCTGACCTTGGAACTTATCAACAGTGGTAACCTGTCATGgtagaaaagaatgaaagagtCAATAATGGTAACATGAAAGTAAGGCAGGGTATAACGAGGGGAACAAAGCAGCAAATGGATCAGAATGTAAGGTTCCAAAAGAATACGAGGAATGTGGGAGTAAGAAGTTTGCACATTCACTTGTCCCAAGTCCTGACACAAACTGCACCTGAATAGGAGGTCATGCCATTCGACGGGTCCCACATAAGCCTTGTCTACATTTGACCTGATCATATGGATCTAACcctagagggcgggccttggtgcaacggtaaaggttgctccattgtgaccaagtgatcatgggttcgagtctggaaacagcctctctgcgaaaacaggggtaaggctgcatacattatgaccctcctcagaccttCCTTATATGGATCCAACCCTCTAATCCATAGGACGTTCCTCGCCCACTGCATAGAAGACTATGACTACCATAACCCAGACGGTTAGGAGTTGAGGACCATTCAATCAGGACTACATTTTGGCCAGAAGAATTCTTAGTCAGACATTGAATGGTCACTCCCAACTACAAATATACGCTTAACGCCCACAGAAAGTTCAATTTGGAGGAAATTTGAACCACAACCTCCTAACATAAGCAATCCTtttcaaattaaccatgtgaaGTAGAATTAAGATTTACATGGTAACTTACCTTACTAGGTGGACCAATAAAGTCATACGGAACACACCGTCTATTGATGACATCACGAATCAGAAGTTTCTGGCCATTATAAGTGGTCAAGATGGAAATCTTATTGGCAGGGTACCCAAGTAGACGCATGTACATATATACACTGACAATATATTCTGCCTCCCCTTCATTTTGATAAAACCAAGGCGACGGGGCACTCTCACCTTTCCCATGATAATCTGGAACATCTACTAGCTGATAATCATAGCAGAATCCAACATTAGCTTTATGGAAGATAGCATGCTCCCGAACATATGGAAGATCCCCCAGATCTCGGTACCTCCAATTGTAAAGCTTGGCTATACTTGGCCTGGCTCTTCCCTGGGCATTGAGCTCAATGTAAGGAATTCCAAGACGAACAAATCTTGTAAACAGGCTTTGATCCATGTGGCTGTATTTCTGAAAAGCCATGTTCTTCACAACAGGGGGCAACTGGTGATGATCACCAATCAGTATGCAGCGTTTTAGTCGTGCATAGCCATCTTCCTGCCTTTGGAGCAACATAGGGATGAAGGTCTCTATTTCCAAGATCTGCGCACTTTCTTCCATAAGCAAGTTGTCATATTTAAACCCCAACTGAAGGAAGTCCTTCCTCTTAAGAGCTGCATGAGTACAAGTCATGGCAACAATCTTTGCCTGCTTAGTCATCAAGTAATTTGCCCGATCAGCTGTTGACTTCAACAATTCAAATGCCCTACATTCTTCCAATTCCTGGAACATGGTTTTAAGATGACGAAAGCATCCTTTGGCCGCACGCATGTCTTTCTCAAAGGACTGACCTGTAAAAACAGGCTCTGGTGTGTTGGAGAAGAACTCCTTAAAGGGAAAGCAGCCTTTAACAAATGCCGGATTATCTTGATTCTTCTCACAAGCAGCAAGAAATTGCTCCCAGCGTGAGTAGACCTGCATCAACCAGAAGTATCCAGCAGTTTCACAAGTGTAGCCTACATCCTCTGGCAGTTGAAGAGTTCTAGCAAGCCTCTCTACTTCATCAAGCAATTCTAAGCGTCGCACAAGCATTGCATTTACACGACCCTGACGGCTGAAGTCAAGATCAGTTGCTAGTTCCTGTTCACCTTGACCCAGGCGGAGAAGGTATCGAGCAGGCACATCTCTCTGGCACGAACAAGAGGCATTCACCAAAAGGttaagaggaagaaaaagtcTCTACATAATGAACCAATTGTCTAGAGAATCATTTCCGAAGCTtcaacaagaaacaaaaatgtatCAACCCAGCCAGCAACAGAATAAAAAAGCTCTAGCAGTCCCAATACAGGGCtaacctaaaataaaaaaagccgCAAACCAATGACAAGAAGCAAAAAATACAGTGAATGTGCAAATTTTAACTGGATTCCTCACATCAAATGTCCCAGCCATTGTAATTTGTTAAATATCACCGTTGGAGTGTCGGGTTAAATCATCCCCCTAGGAACAAACTACTTGATCAAGTTGGTTGGTCGAGGGCTTACTGGCATAGAAGGTATAGCAAGCCTACATTATAGTTGTCAAGACgactaggagacctaaggtgttggagggggtgCTTAGGTGACAAGGGGTCTGCCTAGGCATCAGCTAGGCACCCTAGGCGTGCATTAATGACTATATGTAATATTAAAATGATGATTTTATGCAATTATGTTTATATgtaacatagaagccatatcaatgcaatataatataattatgctagtaatggcctaatatgagaaaaccaacttataataaacaaagcatagttatctaatataagcatattcatcaaaaacacaaagcaataaatataaatcaacCTAAACCCTCGAAGTGTCACCAAAGAGTATTGTCACCTTGGAATCAGTAAagagcctggatgcctaggcgacgtcttgacaactatggcctaCATATACTAAGCCGCAGACTACTGATTAGTCAATAAAGCAGCTACCTGAGCTTGTTTCATACTTCGCATGCATGCAGGAGGTACTTAGTCAATCTGTGAGTCTCTGTATATTTGGGAacagaagaaaaggaggaatcTAGGTGATTTTGAAATCCCTCAATCTAATAAAAGTAGATTGATTCTGAATGGCCTAGTATTCCTTCTAGAATGCTGTTGGCTTATATAATCAACAGTTGAAAGGAGAAAGGACAGGAGAGGAAACAGCCGACAGTGTGTATGTAAAATAAACAACTATATTATATTTCCTTCAGTTTCTCTGTTCAGCAGGCAGAAGAGATAGCCCATTGGTTAGCAAGTAATTGATTAGACACGTTGACTCTAGCAAATTTCTAACAAGACCATACTGGTGGCAATCAGAAAAACCAAACTTCAACCAACAATTTCTTTTATGAATCGTAAAGAAAATGATCACCAATGAAGTTCATACCTGCATTATCTTCTCAAACAGGTCATTCAAAGCCTGGTTTGAATGAGTAATTATCAACGTCCTCTGAGAAGGACAATTATGATACAGAACATTCAAGATCTGGACAGCTGTATCAGTCTTTCCCGTACCAGGTGGACCCACAACCATTGTAAGCCCTGGTTGAACACCGGAGATGATAGCTCCAGTCTGTAAGATAGAGACATCAAGACCAGAAATCAGATCCAGAAAGATTTTGAAATTCAAGTAGATATGATTCAAATATCATGGACAATGTGTTGCATCCGCCTTCCATTCTATAAGCATTTTTGCTAGACTACAACACCCACGAAAGTTGAAGATAAAGCTTACGAGAATAGGAGAAGAAACGTGTCTTAACTCTTCACATAAGATGaaaatcattttcttctttctttattaatatttatttaatcaaGATGCAGAAAATGAGCAATTTTACTAAATTAGAAACAACATTCTTCCTTTTGTTGGTAAGCTTACCAATTAGTGACCAGACTTCTCAAGTTCCTGTATTATTCTGTATAACAAACCCTAAGCAGAAATAGACTTTCCTCGAAGTAGGGAACTAAGTGTGCAAGAATTATCTGTTGACAGTTCTTACATGGAGGAGCTTGCTCAATGGTGTACTAGTATACTCAGGAAAAAATAGCAGTATAGCACCACAAACACAATGACTATAATCAGATAGCAAACCTCTTGATGCAGGAGCATCTTTATTGTGATACTGTTACTTTTTCGTTTTCAATTAACTTGTTTTTAACCACTTTTAGTAATGCAGGTTTTACTATTTATAGTAAGTACAATGTTTACTATCTCTACAAAGCTTCTGTTTGAGTCATATTGGAAATATAAGTCAAAAGTCCTAGTAGtccatttcttttcctttcccatTTGATTAGGATTGGTTATTTGGAGCACTTCTATTAGAAAGTCAAAGTCCAAATACATGAGTttgagaaagaaattgaaaggCAGCTTAGTATGGTCTAGATATAGCAAATCTGTACTACTACAATTTTTTGTGGGTTCTCATTTGAATAATAGAGGGGTTCAAGTTTATttggtttcttttccttttccaagCAGGATTAGGATTTGTTATTAGGCTCTCTATTATCTGAAAGTGAAATTCCAAGTAGAAGTCTTCCAGgaacttttttaagtttggctAGGATTTGGAACAAGGCAGCATAGTTATGGTTCCTATACAGCCATGTCACTCAAAACTTTTTAATATAGTTAATAGCATGGTTCTCTACCGATAGATTAATGATCAACCCTATTCAGGGATTTAGGCATCGGCATCATATTGGCTGATACCAGACCGATActgatgtagtcctagattggtaggagaccaactaggagccagtcaaccaggatctgttatgaacaggtgaattggctaggtcaaaatagggtttttggtgaaaaattagggttagggtttggatcgaatACTATAGGGGCTGGTGTGGAGAGTTTGAActaaaaaaggagggatttgctggctggtttggtctgggcagaatttaggttatgggaatTGTTTAGTGATGGAgggatgttgtggtttgaatggggtaatgggaaaacagcttggttcgagtattccaattgggtaggagaatactcgatccaattatATAAAGTGTAATTAgctgaatggtttgttaagaattttgggGGATGGGATGGTTTCAAgagatgggtgggaaaattagggttttggggaggtttggaggattaggagaagaatgggtattgatgggatgattcaaacttactgttgttgcaagggcagctcagttggttagaggatcttgaataattcttgagttttgattttgaaattgaaggaGATCTTTAAAGAACtggaaggagagcttcaaaagaaccactcagacttcacaccacaaggtgtcgattagatcaaacaccaatcccaccaatgaATCACCCGGCCTTCCCAatgcaaggtgtcaatcggatcaaacaccgatcccaccagccttgatcaaacacaagacaaaaatcttcaataaagaagaagagcaacaaaagctttcattaatatcaaaattcgtgttcgatgtttgccccccttacaaccttatataaaagactcaaaaatagactcctacactattAGGcgtaacccaatccttaacctattaggtaacttagattgactaggaaactgaaatagattcaaaacagagtcctaatccaacccaacttaaatacttaaaagaaaactaccaaaatcacttaaattgaaccattggttgaaccggttcaatttatgaacaaaaacaccaaaataaaactaagtatggaactaaaacaactaatcccatatgcaacctaaCTACCCATAGTttaagcccataaaagtggcctattacattgaaaacccatggggatcaaaggcccaacatgtacacaacccaaccctagatttattcctaataaaagaagcctagtttggtgataaatctgaaTCAGATACTGTATCAGTGAATCGGATAAAAAGCAaagattttaggtttaaaaaaaaagtgttttttgATCTGGAATCGGCTCGATATGGCCAACTATTATCGGTATCGACTGAGACCGATACGAGTCctgataccgattactaaatccCTGACCCTACTTCTGAGTTGTcctttatctatttttgttctcccccccccccctctctctcccctttccaATTTATGCAATTTTGGTTTACAACTTCTACAGAACCTAGTGGAGTACATGACCTGCAGCATATCAAACTGTGCTGCATTACCTCCATGTGACAAAACTTGCATGGGTTGAGTTCTTCGTTTTCTATTCCTGGTTTTTTTTAGGATTTATGGTTGACACTTCCTCAACCAGTACAAAGGCAAGTTCAGACCACAACCAAAAGAGATTTGAAATACTGACTGCAAGCGCCAGAATGCCAGACCAAGCGCTTACAGAGTGAAATCAGTTACATAAGTCCACCTAAAAGTTGAGAGACACTGATCATCCAATAAGCCAGCAAATTTCATTTCAAGGGAAAACAATATTGTTGCCAATTTTGTGGAGTTAAATTTGGCAATAAATGGATAAATGTAGTCCAGAAGTATAAGGCATTTAAGATCAGATTGGTTAGGATCAATATCAATCTGGATCAGTCTTGGTTGGTGGTGGTCAATACTGATATGGAAAGGCAGGTCTGCCTGATCCAATACTAGTAGCCTGATAATTGAAAACATGACTGCCATAAAATCAACTCAACTTGTAGTGAGCTATTTAATTGGCACTTGTTCTGTGCAGTtcaattgaaatgaaaatttccaaaaaattgTTCAATCATACAATATCTTGGAAAGCCAAAGATAATTAGACTGATAGAAATTAGGTTTGCTCACAGTTGTCCTCCATTAGAAGATCAACATCAATGCATTTCAATgattacaaaaaacaaaaattgatcTAGTACCTGTGTTGGAGTAAACCTGACAGAGTTCTGTTTTGGCTTATCTTGGGGATAAGGACCTGGGTCAGGAGGGACATATGCCTCAACAGTAAGTCGTTCTCGTTCCAAAGATACATCCACCCTATTGCTGTCATCCATTGTAGACGTAGTAGACTTCTTGTTTCCTGGTAGAGCATGAGAACTGCCTTTCATTGCCTTGGGCAGTTTAATTCTAAAGGGAGGTTCAGGATGCAACTTCTCAGTGCCATCTGGATTTACAAAGGAGACCTATAATAAAGAAgcatattaaattaaatgtttAATATATGCAAAGTAGCGAATAATATTAGCATAAATCCCATTAGTTCACAATATCAGGAAGCATAGAATTACCTCATAATCTGTAAAGCTATCCCTCAAATGGTCTGCATCTAGAAAAGTATCTTTGAAATCCACTGTCTCTAGAAGATCAGACATATTTGTCCACTGTGCCGCTGAAGGATTTCCATAACCCAAAAATATGTTATGCAACCATTCAGGAACAATGCAAGTTTCATTCATAAGGTCTCTAATGGACTCCAAAATTGCTTTGAAATTGTTTTCCTTGGGTTTCCTCCTCATTAGTATATTAAATGTCCCATAAACATCCTCTGCACCTTTCTCTGCAATGTCACTGACATCCATGTGGTACTGTGCTGTATCAAGTGCAATAGTTACAGTTCGCAGTTCCCCTTTAGGAGGCTTCCACTCATCTCTTTTAATACGCCCAGTAAAATCATTCATGAGAGTTCCCTCCTCATCACAAATTTCAATAATTTCACATCCACGTACATATTGAAGTCCAAGCTTTTCAGGGACTGTTGACTTTGCAGCCTCCCCAGCACTAAGAGGCTCAAAAGAAGGACGTATAGAAAGTAAAAATAAGACATCATGCTCTTTAAGGGCATTCCATTCAGATCTTATTTGTGCTCTATAACTGGAAATGCTGAATGTAACCTTTGCTGTCACACATGATGGCTTGACTTCTCCAATATTTGGCTGACCTACCTCAGTAATCTTAAATTCCTTGATGGGCACTGCCATCCTTGACCAACCACGAAAAGAAGATTCTCCTTCATTATTAATGTACGCAAGAAGGTGGGGCACAGCTTCCTGAATATCCTCACGAATTTCATACGTTGACTCCAGACGGAAAAGATTGAAATTTCTCAGCAAATAA includes these proteins:
- the LOC122641901 gene encoding RNA helicase aquarius isoform X2 — encoded protein: MPKVYGTGAYDFKRHRVAEYPVELAPDIPERAPEQKPGTNLSNSVTLLEIQRDRLTKIAAENWSKGAGDPSKRAPFNPELVKEIYETELLVKGGLKPVPLQRVMILEVSQYLENYLWPNFDPETATFEHVMSMILMINEKFRENVAPWTCFYDRRDVFKGFLERVLRLKEQEKASSIAEKTNYLLFMINAFQSLEDEIVSETVLKLASLKSWHSLSFGRFQMELCRHNDLVKKWKRMIKKEAKQAKEQGEIFDPSNILEVKFLRNLIEEFLEILDSKVFSDKQCGNNDDQIVDSNTFGHFDDACLLYCERFMEFLIDLLSQLPTRRYLRAVVADVAVVAKCHLSALYTHEKGRLFAQLVDLLQFYEGFEIDDHVGTQLDDDEVLRTHYSCFQAFQLLAFKKIPKLRDLALANIGAINKRADLSKKLSVLSPEELKDLLCNKLKLVSKDDPWAERTDFLIEVMVSSFEKRQSQKEAINALPLYPNEQIMWNESLVPSINYSGEGCLALPKLNLQFLTLHDYLLRNFNLFRLESTYEIREDIQEAVPHLLAYINNEGESSFRGWSRMAVPIKEFKITEVGQPNIGEVKPSCVTAKVTFSISSYRAQIRSEWNALKEHDVLFLLSIRPSFEPLSAGEAAKSTVPEKLGLQYVRGCEIIEICDEEGTLMNDFTGRIKRDEWKPPKGELRTVTIALDTAQYHMDVSDIAEKGAEDVYGTFNILMRRKPKENNFKAILESIRDLMNETCIVPEWLHNIFLGYGNPSAAQWTNMSDLLETVDFKDTFLDADHLRDSFTDYEVSFVNPDGTEKLHPEPPFRIKLPKAMKGSSHALPGNKKSTTSTMDDSNRVDVSLERERLTVEAYVPPDPGPYPQDKPKQNSVRFTPTQTGAIISGVQPGLTMVVGPPGTGKTDTAVQILNVLYHNCPSQRTLIITHSNQALNDLFEKIMQRDVPARYLLRLGQGEQELATDLDFSRQGRVNAMLVRRLELLDEVERLARTLQLPEDVGYTCETAGYFWLMQVYSRWEQFLAACEKNQDNPAFVKGCFPFKEFFSNTPEPVFTGQSFEKDMRAAKGCFRHLKTMFQELEECRAFELLKSTADRANYLMTKQAKIVAMTCTHAALKRKDFLQLGFKYDNLLMEESAQILEIETFIPMLLQRQEDGYARLKRCILIGDHHQLPPVVKNMAFQKYSHMDQSLFTRFVRLGIPYIELNAQGRARPSIAKLYNWRYRDLGDLPYVREHAIFHKANVGFCYDYQLVDVPDYHGKGESAPSPWFYQNEGEAEYIVSVYMYMRLLGYPANKISILTTYNGQKLLIRDVINRRCVPYDFIGPPSKVTTVDKFQGQQNDFILLSLVRTRFVGHLRDVRRLVVAMSRARLGVYVFCRRSLFEQCYELQPTFQLLLKRPDRLTLNLDEVTPYTERLVGDTGRIHFIGGIEEMANLVNFQMHQFHQARIMSYNYNQYYSGHESTAFGEHNGHDTNQNITVDNDGPIGANEDGEDQDYGSVNHQNGKFPHNSISEGESQIASENDGEGTRMEEGGSQMASETDGKVTRMEEGGSQKASETDGEVTRMEEGESQKASETDGELTRMEE